A window of Conger conger chromosome 13, fConCon1.1, whole genome shotgun sequence contains these coding sequences:
- the LOC133107752 gene encoding von Willebrand factor A domain-containing protein 5A-like isoform X5: MVNCWGLLTEKNEPVPLKQVEVEVQVRGHVASVSSTLQYENKEERPLEAIFVFPLEGDTALCHFSAKIGETEVVAELQEKQKAKERYDDAISSGQQAFLLEESEESPDVFQLSVGSLPPGEKASVTLSYVTELAVQADEALRFCLPAVLNPRYAPQDSGSVPQVTSARSVPYTLSLSVQLSSPSPISKVESNCPLEPLKYLNTEKTQATVNLSPGHTFDRDVELLAYYSGAHQPTAIVEMGQPNAKSGSLMADPVVMLSLYPEFPAAVTSSLASCGEFLFLVDRSGSMRCKMHSGPGAQLRIHSARDTLLLLLKSLPIGCFFNIYGFGSTHDSFFPKSVEYSQESMDQALEKVGVMQADLGGTEILSPLKHIYSQPCLPGHPRQLFIFTDGEVWNTKEVLDLVKRNALSHRCFSFGIGEGASTALIKGMAKEGSGHAQFITGTDRLQPKVMQSLRFALQPAVKDIAVKWNVPQGVSVTPLSPPMNVLFQGQRSLLYAELTGQFAEAAEGSVSVQYHLGEQSVQNQLSFSVKPGENTGLTIHRLGARTLIRTLETELRTAEQDEQEGRSKKEVERLRKRVIELSVQSGVSSVLTAFVAVHAGSSEPVKGSLVRRHVPTPRAGILMRCGGGPVPNVYRSLACAGPINAGGPRKVKKKGFFRSLKFKCASAGAPPRPTRNYAQH, encoded by the exons ATGGTGAACTGCTGGGGACTGCTGACGGAAAAGAATGAACCTG tgcctcTTAaacaggtggaggtggaggtgcaggTGCGGGGTCATGTGGCCTCAGTCAGCTCCACATTGCAGTATGAGAACAAAGAGGAGCGCCCTCTAGAGGCCATCTTTGTGTTTCCTCTGGAGGGAGATACAGCCCTCTGCCACTTCAGTGCCAAGATCGGGGAGACCGAGgtggtggcagagctgcaggagaaacagaag GCTAAGGAGCGGTATGATGATGCGATAAGTTCGGGGCAGCAGGCCTTCCTGCTGGAGGAGAGCGAGGAGAGCCCAGACGTCTTTCAGCTGAGCGTGGGGAGCTTGCCCCCGGGAGAGAAGGCATCTGTGACCCTGTCCTACGTGACCGAGCTGGCGGTGCAAGCCGACGAGGCGCTGAGGTTCTGTCTGCCCGCTGTTCTCAACCCCCGCTATGCCCCCCAGG ACAGTGGAAGTGTACCCCAGGTAACCTCTGCTCGTTCAGTGCCCTATACTCTGTCACTCAGCGTTCAATTGTCCTCTCCAAGTCCCATCTCCAAGGTGGAGTCCAACTGTCCCCTTGAACCCCTGAAGTATCTGAACACTGAGAAGACACAGGCCacg GTGAATCTGTCCCCAGGTCACACGTTTGACCGTGATGTTGAACTGTTGGCATACTACAGTGGTGCCCATCAGCCCACTGCCATTGTGGAGATGGGACAGCCCAATGCCAAGTCTG gctcCTTGATGGCTGACCCTGTGGTCATGCTAAGCCTTTACCCAGAGTTCCcagcagcagtgacatcatcgctGGCCTCCTGCGGGGAGTTTCTATTCCTGGTTGATCGGTCTGGCAGTATGCGCTGTAAAATGCACAGCGGTCCGGGGGCACAATTGCGAATTCACAGTGCAAGG GacacgctgctgctgctgctgaagagCCTCCCCATTGGCTGCTTCTTCAACATCTACGGCTTTGGCTCCACCCATGATTCTTTCTTCCC GAAGAGTGTGGAGTACAGCCAGGAGTCAATGGACCAGGCCCTTGAGAAAGTTGGGGTGATGCAGGCAGACCTGGGGGGCACTGAGATCCTCTCGCCCCTGAAGCACATCTACAGCCAGCCCTGCCTTCCGGGGCACCCCAGACAG CTTTTCATCTTCACCGACGGAGAAGTGTGGAATACAAAGGAGGTTCTGGATCTGGTGAAGAGAAATgccctctctcacag GTGTTTCTCGTTTGGGATAGGAGAGGGAGCCAGCACTGCTCTGATCAAGGGCATGGCCAAGGAGGGATCTGGCCACGCCCAGTTCATCACCGGAACGGACAGACTACAGCCCAAA GTGATGCAGTCTCTTCGCTTCGCTCTTCAGCCCGCAGTGAAGGACATCGCTGTGAAGTGGAATGTTCCACAGGGCGTGTCTGTCACCCCCCTGTCTCCCCCGATGAATGTGCTGTtccagggtcagaggtcactgctGTACGCTGAGCTCACAGGGCAG TTTGCAGAGGCTGCAGAGGGCTCTGTCAGTGTGCAGTACCATCTGGGGGAGCAGTCTGTACAGAACCAGCTCAGCTTCAGCGTTAAGCCTGGAGAGAATACTGG GCTAACCATCCACAGGCTGGGGGCTCGAACCCTCATCCGCACCCTGGAGACAGAGCTGAGAACAGCAGAGCAGGATGAGCAGGAGGGGCGTAGCAAAAAGGAGGTGGAGCGTTTGAGGAAGAGAGTGATTGAGCTGAGTGTCCAATCAGGAGTGAGCAGTGTCCTCACTGCTTTCgttgcagtgcatgctgggagctcaGAGCCCGTAAAAGGGTCACTGGTGCGCCGACATGTGCCCACACctagag
- the LOC133107752 gene encoding von Willebrand factor A domain-containing protein 5A-like isoform X6 yields the protein MVNCWGLLTEKNEPVPLKQVEVEVQVRGHVASVSSTLQYENKEERPLEAIFVFPLEGDTALCHFSAKIGETEVVAELQEKQKAKERYDDAISSGQQAFLLEESEESPDVFQLSVGSLPPGEKASVTLSYVTELAVQADEALRFCLPAVLNPRYAPQDSGSVPQVTSARSVPYTLSLSVQLSSPSPISKVESNCPLEPLKYLNTEKTQATVNLSPGHTFDRDVELLAYYSGAHQPTAIVEMGQPNAKSGSLMADPVVMLSLYPEFPAAVTSSLASCGEFLFLVDRSGSMRCKMHSGPGAQLRIHSARDTLLLLLKSLPIGCFFNIYGFGSTHDSFFPKSVEYSQESMDQALEKVGVMQADLGGTEILSPLKHIYSQPCLPGHPRQLFIFTDGEVWNTKEVLDLVKRNALSHRCFSFGIGEGASTALIKGMAKEGSGHAQFITGTDRLQPKVMQSLRFALQPAVKDIAVKWNVPQGVSVTPLSPPMNVLFQGQRSLLYAELTGQFAEAAEGSVSVQYHLGEQSVQNQLSFSVKPGENTGLTIHRLGARTLIRTLETELRTAEQDEQEGRSKKEVERLRKRVIELSVQSGVSSVLTAFVAVHAGSSEPVKGSLVRRHVPTPRAGILMRCGGGPVPNVYRSLACAGPINAGGPLKKKGFFRSLKFKCASAGAPPRPTRNYAQH from the exons ATGGTGAACTGCTGGGGACTGCTGACGGAAAAGAATGAACCTG tgcctcTTAaacaggtggaggtggaggtgcaggTGCGGGGTCATGTGGCCTCAGTCAGCTCCACATTGCAGTATGAGAACAAAGAGGAGCGCCCTCTAGAGGCCATCTTTGTGTTTCCTCTGGAGGGAGATACAGCCCTCTGCCACTTCAGTGCCAAGATCGGGGAGACCGAGgtggtggcagagctgcaggagaaacagaag GCTAAGGAGCGGTATGATGATGCGATAAGTTCGGGGCAGCAGGCCTTCCTGCTGGAGGAGAGCGAGGAGAGCCCAGACGTCTTTCAGCTGAGCGTGGGGAGCTTGCCCCCGGGAGAGAAGGCATCTGTGACCCTGTCCTACGTGACCGAGCTGGCGGTGCAAGCCGACGAGGCGCTGAGGTTCTGTCTGCCCGCTGTTCTCAACCCCCGCTATGCCCCCCAGG ACAGTGGAAGTGTACCCCAGGTAACCTCTGCTCGTTCAGTGCCCTATACTCTGTCACTCAGCGTTCAATTGTCCTCTCCAAGTCCCATCTCCAAGGTGGAGTCCAACTGTCCCCTTGAACCCCTGAAGTATCTGAACACTGAGAAGACACAGGCCacg GTGAATCTGTCCCCAGGTCACACGTTTGACCGTGATGTTGAACTGTTGGCATACTACAGTGGTGCCCATCAGCCCACTGCCATTGTGGAGATGGGACAGCCCAATGCCAAGTCTG gctcCTTGATGGCTGACCCTGTGGTCATGCTAAGCCTTTACCCAGAGTTCCcagcagcagtgacatcatcgctGGCCTCCTGCGGGGAGTTTCTATTCCTGGTTGATCGGTCTGGCAGTATGCGCTGTAAAATGCACAGCGGTCCGGGGGCACAATTGCGAATTCACAGTGCAAGG GacacgctgctgctgctgctgaagagCCTCCCCATTGGCTGCTTCTTCAACATCTACGGCTTTGGCTCCACCCATGATTCTTTCTTCCC GAAGAGTGTGGAGTACAGCCAGGAGTCAATGGACCAGGCCCTTGAGAAAGTTGGGGTGATGCAGGCAGACCTGGGGGGCACTGAGATCCTCTCGCCCCTGAAGCACATCTACAGCCAGCCCTGCCTTCCGGGGCACCCCAGACAG CTTTTCATCTTCACCGACGGAGAAGTGTGGAATACAAAGGAGGTTCTGGATCTGGTGAAGAGAAATgccctctctcacag GTGTTTCTCGTTTGGGATAGGAGAGGGAGCCAGCACTGCTCTGATCAAGGGCATGGCCAAGGAGGGATCTGGCCACGCCCAGTTCATCACCGGAACGGACAGACTACAGCCCAAA GTGATGCAGTCTCTTCGCTTCGCTCTTCAGCCCGCAGTGAAGGACATCGCTGTGAAGTGGAATGTTCCACAGGGCGTGTCTGTCACCCCCCTGTCTCCCCCGATGAATGTGCTGTtccagggtcagaggtcactgctGTACGCTGAGCTCACAGGGCAG TTTGCAGAGGCTGCAGAGGGCTCTGTCAGTGTGCAGTACCATCTGGGGGAGCAGTCTGTACAGAACCAGCTCAGCTTCAGCGTTAAGCCTGGAGAGAATACTGG GCTAACCATCCACAGGCTGGGGGCTCGAACCCTCATCCGCACCCTGGAGACAGAGCTGAGAACAGCAGAGCAGGATGAGCAGGAGGGGCGTAGCAAAAAGGAGGTGGAGCGTTTGAGGAAGAGAGTGATTGAGCTGAGTGTCCAATCAGGAGTGAGCAGTGTCCTCACTGCTTTCgttgcagtgcatgctgggagctcaGAGCCCGTAAAAGGGTCACTGGTGCGCCGACATGTGCCCACACctagag